In one Agrobacterium tumefaciens genomic region, the following are encoded:
- a CDS encoding PilZ domain-containing protein — translation MSLLAVVAGCNSSNPSDSLAVNPPAAQANAVTPVVQANCPTVTVLDANAVHRVYAGGAKDDPQKLAYQVSLSDTTRSCTANEATLTVNVLAQGRLVPGPMAKPGRVTVPIRVTVKDGDGEIYGETTNFAIDVPAGGAGTQFIFNNDHVAIPNGPGGAPKSVSVYIGFGGESAKAKTKRR, via the coding sequence ATGTCGCTTCTGGCCGTCGTTGCAGGATGTAATTCCTCCAATCCGTCGGACTCGCTTGCCGTCAACCCTCCGGCCGCGCAGGCCAATGCCGTCACCCCGGTGGTGCAGGCCAACTGCCCGACCGTGACGGTTCTCGACGCCAACGCCGTTCACCGGGTCTATGCTGGCGGCGCCAAGGACGACCCGCAGAAGCTCGCCTATCAGGTCTCGCTGTCAGATACGACGCGCTCATGCACCGCAAACGAAGCCACGCTGACGGTAAACGTGCTGGCGCAGGGTCGTCTGGTTCCCGGCCCGATGGCCAAGCCCGGCCGCGTGACGGTTCCGATCCGCGTGACGGTGAAGGACGGCGACGGCGAGATTTACGGCGAAACGACCAATTTCGCCATCGATGTTCCGGCAGGCGGAGCCGGCACGCAGTTCATTTTCAACAACGACCACGTGGCCATTCCCAACGGTCCGGGCGGCGCACCGAAGTCGGTCAGCGTCTATATCGGCTTCGGCGGCGAGAGCGCCAAGGCAAAGACCAAGCGCCGGTGA